One region of Culex pipiens pallens isolate TS chromosome 2, TS_CPP_V2, whole genome shotgun sequence genomic DNA includes:
- the LOC120420618 gene encoding protein sly1 homolog has translation MLTLKDRQINAIKQMLNLNQPQTKALAAEPVWKILIYDRIGQDIISPLISIRELRELGVTLHIQLHSDRDSIPDVPAIYFCAPTEENLGRIAQDFQNGLYDVYHLNFISPISRQRLEDLAAGALQAGCVANIHKVYDQYVNFITLEDDMFVLKHQNSDSLSYYAINRANTQDFEMEGIMDSIVDSLFSVFVTLGNVPIIRCPKNSAAEMVARKLEKKLRENLWDARNNLFHMDATQTGTFSFQRPLLILMDRNVDMATPLHHTWTYQALAHDVLELSLNRVIVEDDAEKAAATGAKSKMKACDLDSRDKFWSSHKGSPFPTVAEAIQEELEQYRSSEDEIKKLRTTMGIEGEMDVAFSMVNDNTAKLTNAVNSLPQLMEKKRLIDMHTKIATNILNFIKSRRLDSFFELEEKIMSKQALDRALVEVMKDPEFGTPEDKMRLFIIYYICSNVADAEYQRLEQVLKECGCDLAPMPYVQRWKSIMKSTVTNPNQYEGSGTKTVSMFSKLVTQGSSFVMEGVKNLVVKRHNLPVTKITEQLMECRAGGELDDYLYLDPKLLKGGDVVPKNRAPFQDAIVFMVGGGNYIEYQNLVDFIKTKQTGNASRRIIYGASTLTNAKQFLKQLSLLGQEIGGP, from the exons ATGTTAACCTTGAAAGACAGGCAGATTA ATGCCATCAAGCAaatgctgaacctgaaccagccCCAAACGAAGGCCCTGGCGGCGGAACCCGTGTGGAAGATTCTGATTTACGACCGCATCGGGCAGGACATTATTTCGCCGCTGATTTCCATCCGGGAGTTGCGAGAGCTTGGCGTTACGTTGCATAT TCAGTTACATTCCGATCGGGACTCGATTCCGGACGTGCCGGCGATCTACTTCTGTGCCCCCACGGAGGAGAACCTAGGCCGGATCGCGCAGGACTTCCAGAACGGGCTGTACGACGTGTACCATTTGAACTTTATTTCACCGATTTCAAGACAGCGATTGGAAGATTTGGCGGCAGGTGCCCTGCAGGCGGGTTGCGTGGCCAACATCCACAAGGTGTACGATCAGTACGTAAACTTTATCACCCTGGAGGACGATATGTTTGTGTTGAAGCATCAGAACAGCGATTCGTTGTCGTATTATG CGATCAACCGGGCGAACACGCAGGACTTTGAGATGGAGGGCATAATGGACAGTATCGTGGATAGTTTGTTCTCCGTATTTGTCACCCTCGGGAACGTCCCAATCATACGATGTCCAAAGAACAGTGCCGCCGAAATGGTCGCACGAAAGTTGGAGAAAAAGTTGCGCGAAAATCTTTGGGACGCTCGCAACAATCTGTTCCACATGGACGCCACCCAAACGGGCACCTTCAGCTTCCAACGCCCGCTGCTGATCCTCATGGATCGCAACGTGGACATGGCCACGCCCCTACATCACACGTGGACCTACCAAGCACTAGCCCACGACGTGCTGGAACTGTCCCTCAACCGCGTAATCGTAGAAGACGACGCCGAAAAGGCCGCCGCCACCGGGGCAAAATCCAAGATGAAAGCATGCGATCTGGATTCCCGGGACAAGTTCTGGAGCTCGCACAAGGGAAGTCCCTTCCCGACGGTCGCGGAAGCCATCCAGGAAGAACTCGAGCAGTACCGGTCGTCCGAGGACGAAATCAAGAAGCTCCGCACGACGATGGGCATCGAGGGCGAAATGGACGTGGCCTTTTCGATGGTGAACGACAACACGGCCAAGCTGACGAACGCCGTCAATTCGCTGCCCCAGCTGATGGAGAAGAAGCGCCTAATTGATATGCACACGAAAATAGCCACCAACATCCTTAACTTTATCAAGTCCCGGAGGTTGGATTCATTCTTCGAGCTGGAGGAGAAAATTATGTCCAAACAGGCGCTGGATCGGGCGCTGGTTGAGGTGATGAAGGATCCGGAGTTTGGGACGCCCGAGGACAAGATGCGACTGTTTATCATTTACTACATCTGCTCGAATGTGGCCGACGCCGAGTATCAGCGGTTGGAGCAGGTGCTGAAGGAGTGCGGGTGTGATCTGGCGCCGATGCCGTACGTGCAGCGGTGGAA GAGCATAATGAAAAGCACGGTGACGAACCCAAACCAGTACGAGGGCAGCGGCACCAAGACGGTTTCGATGTTCTCCAAGCTGGTCACGCAGGGCTCTTCCTTCGTAATGGAGGGCGTCAAAAATTTGGTGGTCAAGCGACAT AACCTTCCCGTGACGAAAATCACCGAACAGCTGATGGAGTGCCGGGCGGGCGGAGAACTGGACGACTATCTCTATCTCGACCCGAAGCTGTTGAAGGGAGGTGACGTGGTGCCGAAGAACCGGGCCCCGTTCCAGGACGCGATCGTGTTCATGGTCGGTGGCGGCAACTACATCGAGTACCAAAATCTGGTGGACTTTATCAAGACGAAGCAGACGGGGAACGCGAGCCGGCGGATAATCTACGGCGCGTCCACGCTGACCAACGCGAAGCAGTTCCTGAAGCAGTTGTCGCTGCTGGGGCAGGAAATTGGCGGGCCATAA